The following are encoded in a window of Alphaproteobacteria bacterium genomic DNA:
- a CDS encoding ABC transporter ATP-binding protein, which translates to MALLDVKNLSVSFKTHHGDVHAVKNVSFSINKGELLALVGESGSGKSTVAMSVLQLLPYPTAYHPEGSSVTFEGKELINANEQMLRNIRGNRISMIFQEPMSALNPLHNIFKQVSEVLFLHQSGLKRPDAVEQVRTLLDEVGLSHLKDRLNAMPHQLSGGERQRVMIAMAMANKPDLLIADEPTTALDVTVQSQVLTLLKDLQKKSKMAILLITHDLTIVRKVADRVAVMQQGQIVETNTTEPLFTQPQHAYTQKLLASEPSGEALAVEGTPPVLMRCENLVVKYPSNKPLFPWNQQYNEAVKGLSVAITEGTTVGVVGESGSGKSTLGFSLLRLIRSEGSIVFLGERIDDCNTKAMRPLRHKMQLVFQDPYSSLNPRMTVGQIIGEGLEVHNIGASKAERQQMIVDMLQEVDLPADSIDRYPHEFSGGQRQRISIARAMILKPQFIVLDEPTSALDLSVQAQIIDLLRDFQQRYGLSYMFISHDLRVVKALSHYVIVMKKGEIVEEGSAKNIFDAPQNAYTKKLIDAAFGKDL; encoded by the coding sequence ATGGCCTTATTGGACGTAAAAAACCTCTCCGTATCGTTTAAAACCCATCATGGCGATGTGCATGCGGTGAAAAATGTCTCTTTTTCGATCAATAAGGGCGAATTATTGGCATTGGTCGGCGAATCCGGCTCTGGCAAATCTACCGTAGCTATGTCGGTTTTACAGCTATTGCCCTACCCTACAGCCTATCACCCCGAAGGCTCCAGCGTAACATTTGAAGGCAAAGAGCTAATTAACGCAAATGAGCAAATGCTTCGCAATATACGCGGCAACCGCATTTCGATGATTTTTCAAGAGCCTATGAGCGCTTTGAATCCGCTGCACAACATTTTCAAACAAGTTAGCGAGGTGTTGTTTCTGCATCAAAGTGGCTTAAAGCGCCCCGATGCCGTGGAACAAGTTCGCACCTTGCTGGACGAAGTGGGTTTGTCGCATCTTAAAGACCGCCTCAATGCAATGCCGCACCAGCTTTCCGGCGGGGAGCGCCAACGGGTGATGATTGCCATGGCCATGGCCAATAAACCTGATTTATTGATTGCCGATGAACCCACCACCGCATTAGATGTAACAGTACAATCGCAAGTGCTCACGCTGTTAAAAGACCTGCAAAAAAAATCAAAAATGGCGATTTTGCTTATTACTCATGACTTAACCATTGTGCGCAAAGTGGCCGATCGCGTTGCGGTAATGCAACAAGGCCAAATTGTTGAAACGAACACGACCGAGCCGCTATTTACTCAACCGCAACATGCTTATACCCAAAAATTGCTGGCTTCCGAGCCTTCGGGCGAAGCGCTTGCCGTAGAAGGCACACCGCCGGTATTAATGCGCTGCGAAAATCTGGTGGTTAAGTATCCAAGCAATAAGCCATTATTCCCGTGGAACCAACAATATAACGAAGCGGTAAAAGGACTGAGCGTAGCGATTACCGAAGGCACTACCGTAGGCGTGGTAGGAGAATCCGGCAGTGGTAAATCCACCCTTGGATTTTCCCTTCTACGGTTGATTCGCAGCGAAGGCTCTATTGTGTTTTTGGGCGAGCGGATAGATGATTGCAACACCAAGGCCATGCGCCCGTTGCGCCATAAAATGCAATTGGTATTTCAAGATCCGTATAGTAGCCTCAACCCGCGCATGACCGTAGGGCAAATTATTGGCGAAGGCTTAGAGGTGCATAATATTGGCGCCAGCAAAGCCGAACGCCAGCAGATGATTGTTGATATGTTGCAAGAAGTTGACTTGCCCGCTGATAGTATTGATCGCTACCCCCATGAATTTAGTGGCGGCCAGCGCCAGCGTATTTCTATCGCCCGCGCAATGATACTCAAACCGCAATTTATTGTGTTGGATGAGCCTACTTCGGCTCTCGACCTATCTGTACAAGCACAAATTATTGATTTACTTCGTGATTTCCAACAGCGTTATGGGCTGAGCTATATGTTTATCAGCCATGACCTACGCGTTGTAAAAGCCCTGAGCCATTACGTTATTGTTATGAAAAAAGGCGAAATTGTCGAAGAAGGCAGCGCAAAAAATATTTTCGATGCTCCGCAAAACGCTTATACTAAAAAGCTAATTGATGCAGCCTTTGGTAAAGACTTATAA
- a CDS encoding ABC transporter permease, which translates to MALSPIMQRRLHKFRNNRRGYWSFVILSIMFVLSLFAEFIANDKPLMVQYNGETYFPVLERVAETTYGGEFETEADYRDPFVTELIEQGDGKIYWPLIRYYNLTIDFDNTASAPAAPNERHMLGTDDQGRDVTARLIYGFRISMIFGLLLTTISAFVGIVAGAVQGYFGGWTDLIIQRLIEVLNSIPFLVLLITIASMITPSFWTLLGVMVFVMWVYMVDVVRAECLKTRNLDYVRAARSLGVKEKTIIFRHVLPNAFVAGLTLIPIVLNISITSLTALDFLGFGLPPGSASLGELLKQGKDNVHAPWLLMSGFTILALMMSMLVFMGEAVRDALDPRKGA; encoded by the coding sequence ATGGCGCTTTCCCCCATTATGCAACGCCGACTTCACAAATTCCGCAACAATCGTCGTGGATATTGGTCTTTTGTGATTTTGAGCATCATGTTTGTGCTCAGCCTGTTTGCCGAATTTATTGCTAATGATAAGCCTTTAATGGTGCAATATAATGGCGAAACATATTTTCCGGTATTAGAGCGCGTGGCCGAAACCACCTATGGCGGTGAGTTTGAAACCGAAGCAGATTATCGCGACCCGTTTGTTACAGAGCTGATCGAACAAGGCGATGGCAAAATCTATTGGCCACTCATTCGCTATTATAACCTAACCATTGATTTTGATAACACAGCCTCAGCACCCGCCGCCCCCAATGAACGGCACATGCTGGGTACCGATGATCAGGGGCGCGATGTGACGGCGCGCTTGATTTATGGTTTTCGCATTTCGATGATATTTGGCCTGCTTCTAACCACTATCAGCGCCTTTGTTGGCATTGTGGCTGGCGCTGTGCAGGGCTATTTTGGCGGTTGGACCGACTTAATTATCCAGCGCTTGATTGAAGTCCTCAACTCTATCCCGTTCTTAGTGCTGCTTATTACCATTGCCAGCATGATTACCCCGAGTTTCTGGACATTGCTTGGCGTAATGGTATTTGTGATGTGGGTATATATGGTGGATGTGGTACGGGCCGAATGCCTGAAAACCCGTAACCTCGATTACGTTCGCGCCGCAAGGTCGCTGGGCGTAAAAGAAAAAACCATCATTTTTCGTCATGTATTGCCCAATGCATTTGTGGCTGGGCTAACGCTGATTCCTATTGTATTGAACATTTCCATCACCTCCCTTACTGCCCTTGATTTTCTGGGTTTTGGCTTACCTCCTGGGTCTGCTTCTCTGGGCGAATTACTCAAGCAGGGTAAAGACAATGTGCATGCGCCATGGTTGCTAATGTCTGGCTTTACAATTCTGGCATTGATGATGAGTATGCTTGTGTTTATGGGTGAAGCGGTACGCGATGCTCTCGACCCACGTAAAGGAGCCTGA
- a CDS encoding ABC transporter permease subunit gives MAAYIVRRLIFMLITLFGIILLNFALVQFMPGGPVEQMVSKLSGKTGGGFGGGSDTSGSISAGISNPSQAGQGLPPELIKELEALYGFDKPLHERFILTVKQFATFQFGDSYYRDANVTTLIIERLPTTMALGLTTLFFTYLISIPLGIRKAVSDGNRFDIWTSVAIIVGYAIPSFVLAVFLMVLFAGGNYLDWFPLQGLTSQNFEELSFFGKFADLAHHLALPVLSMLIGSFATITMLTKNAFIEEIGKQYVTTARAKGLKENRILYGHVFRNAMLVVVANFPAAFVGAIFTGAILIEIIFGLNGMGLLAFEAAINRDFPLILGLIFIFGMVSLITKLLGDLLYVAIDPRIDFEARDV, from the coding sequence ATGGCCGCTTACATCGTTCGCCGTTTGATATTTATGCTGATTACGTTATTTGGCATTATTTTGCTCAATTTTGCATTGGTACAATTCATGCCCGGGGGACCAGTTGAGCAAATGGTGTCGAAACTTAGTGGCAAAACTGGTGGTGGCTTCGGTGGCGGTAGCGATACCAGCGGTTCAATTTCTGCCGGAATTTCCAACCCTTCTCAGGCAGGCCAAGGACTTCCACCCGAACTCATTAAAGAACTTGAAGCGCTATACGGATTCGATAAACCCCTGCACGAACGCTTTATCTTAACCGTAAAGCAATTTGCTACTTTTCAGTTTGGCGACAGTTATTACAGGGATGCCAATGTAACCACGCTGATTATAGAACGATTACCCACCACCATGGCGCTGGGTCTGACGACATTATTCTTCACCTATCTTATTTCCATTCCTCTGGGCATTCGCAAAGCCGTAAGCGACGGCAACCGGTTTGATATCTGGACAAGCGTGGCCATTATTGTAGGTTACGCAATTCCCAGTTTTGTGCTTGCGGTGTTCCTTATGGTGCTATTTGCCGGTGGCAACTATCTTGACTGGTTCCCATTGCAGGGGCTTACCTCGCAAAATTTCGAAGAACTCTCATTTTTTGGTAAATTTGCTGACTTGGCGCATCATTTGGCGTTACCGGTACTATCGATGCTTATTGGATCTTTTGCCACTATCACTATGCTCACAAAAAATGCATTCATCGAAGAAATTGGCAAACAATACGTCACCACCGCCCGCGCTAAGGGGCTAAAAGAAAACCGCATTTTATACGGCCATGTGTTCCGTAACGCCATGCTGGTTGTAGTTGCAAACTTTCCTGCCGCTTTTGTCGGCGCTATTTTCACCGGCGCCATTCTTATCGAAATTATTTTCGGACTGAACGGCATGGGATTACTGGCATTTGAAGCGGCGATCAACCGTGATTTTCCGCTCATTCTTGGGCTGATTTTTATCTTTGGTATGGTTAGCCTTATTACTAAATTGCTGGGTGATTTGCTTTATGTGGCCATTGACCCACGCATCGACTTTGAAGCGAGGGATGTGTAA
- a CDS encoding extracellular solute-binding protein, with amino-acid sequence MSVAAQQEQPGTPTNAAEASAEATSDAKNAAANQEALDSQDLSDSESASPSSGVSHALTMFGKPKYKKGFEHFDYVNPKAPRGGRLNLGYFLPFDTVHAFALKGTKAPGNYGTDHTFRDRVNDITYDSLMVPSLDEPQTLYGLIAESAELAKDFSWVEFTLREEAEWHDGSPITVEDVIFTFTILPEKGDPSFKILLQQLKEVKRTGLNSVRLSFTTKNFRKLPLIVAQIPILPKKVYTGEDAREFDRSTLVPALASGPYRITDVDQGRTITYSRVADYWAQDLPVMRGQNNFDTIHFTTFRDGTVALEGIKSGQYDLREENVSRNWATAYDTPATQNGSLIKQFVPHKLPTGNQSFVLQANTYPDRKVREAIGLAFDFEWTNRVIFYGAYEQNTSFFENTSFAARGLPSEEELKLLEPYRDSLPPQLFTSEFKVPTTESGDTTIRDNLLKAQRLLNEAGYVLNDDGVREHKETGEPLTATFLYYEPSFSRVFAPMVNNLKKLGIPADIKIVEIAQHQLLLDNKDFSIGVWWYNNGVFFPSIEQRNYWSCATAEVVGSLNYGEICNPAVDAMITRIEQAQTLEELETAAHALDRILLWEHYTIPQYHVKGFRLVHWNKFHKPETAPSYDMGVSTWWMKSPEELKDLTTPDSARKPTETKAK; translated from the coding sequence GTGAGCGTTGCAGCCCAGCAAGAACAACCCGGCACCCCAACAAATGCGGCCGAGGCATCTGCCGAAGCCACCAGCGATGCAAAAAACGCTGCCGCTAATCAAGAGGCACTTGATTCACAAGACCTTTCGGATAGCGAAAGCGCTTCGCCCTCCTCAGGCGTGAGTCACGCATTAACAATGTTTGGCAAGCCAAAATATAAAAAAGGCTTTGAGCATTTTGATTATGTTAACCCCAAAGCACCCCGTGGCGGGCGACTAAATCTGGGATATTTTCTGCCATTCGATACCGTACACGCCTTCGCGCTTAAAGGCACCAAAGCCCCGGGAAATTACGGCACCGATCACACATTCCGCGACCGGGTGAATGATATTACCTATGATTCACTGATGGTGCCATCGCTTGATGAACCTCAGACATTATATGGATTAATTGCCGAGTCCGCAGAGCTTGCCAAAGATTTTTCATGGGTAGAGTTTACATTGCGTGAAGAGGCCGAATGGCACGATGGCAGCCCTATTACCGTAGAAGATGTAATTTTTACCTTTACCATTTTGCCGGAAAAGGGCGATCCCTCATTTAAAATTTTACTGCAACAACTCAAAGAAGTAAAACGCACCGGCCTTAATAGCGTGCGTTTATCTTTTACTACCAAAAACTTTCGCAAATTGCCTTTAATCGTAGCGCAAATCCCCATTTTGCCGAAGAAAGTATATACTGGAGAAGATGCCAGAGAGTTTGATCGTTCGACCCTTGTGCCAGCCCTTGCCAGCGGCCCTTACCGCATCACCGATGTAGATCAGGGGCGCACTATTACCTATAGCCGCGTTGCCGATTACTGGGCGCAGGATTTACCGGTAATGCGCGGCCAAAATAACTTCGATACGATCCATTTCACTACTTTTCGTGATGGCACCGTAGCACTCGAAGGCATAAAATCTGGCCAATACGACCTGCGTGAAGAAAATGTATCGCGCAACTGGGCAACGGCTTATGATACACCAGCCACTCAAAATGGCAGCCTTATCAAACAATTTGTTCCCCATAAACTGCCTACGGGCAACCAATCCTTTGTGCTTCAGGCCAATACGTATCCTGACCGAAAAGTGCGCGAAGCTATTGGCTTGGCTTTTGATTTTGAATGGACAAATCGGGTGATTTTTTATGGCGCCTATGAACAAAATACCAGCTTTTTTGAAAACACTTCCTTTGCAGCGCGTGGGTTGCCAAGCGAAGAAGAACTGAAGCTTTTGGAACCTTATCGCGACAGTTTGCCTCCGCAGTTATTCACTAGTGAATTTAAAGTTCCTACTACAGAAAGCGGCGACACCACTATTCGTGACAACTTGTTAAAGGCACAGCGCCTGTTGAATGAAGCTGGCTATGTGCTTAACGATGACGGAGTGCGTGAGCATAAAGAAACCGGCGAGCCACTTACAGCAACCTTTCTTTATTATGAGCCATCGTTTTCACGGGTATTTGCCCCAATGGTTAATAACCTGAAAAAACTTGGTATTCCCGCTGATATTAAGATTGTAGAAATCGCTCAGCATCAGCTTTTACTGGATAATAAAGATTTTAGTATCGGCGTATGGTGGTACAATAACGGCGTATTTTTCCCCAGCATTGAACAGCGCAATTATTGGTCTTGTGCCACTGCCGAAGTGGTCGGATCGTTGAACTATGGCGAAATCTGCAATCCTGCGGTGGACGCTATGATTACGCGTATCGAGCAGGCACAGACACTTGAAGAACTGGAAACCGCTGCCCATGCCCTTGACCGCATTTTGCTCTGGGAGCATTACACCATCCCGCAATATCACGTAAAAGGCTTTCGCCTGGTGCATTGGAATAAGTTTCACAAGCCAGAAACCGCGCCAAGTTATGATATGGGTGTGAGTACATGGTGGATGAAAAGCCCTGAGGAGTTAAAAGATTTAACCACTCCTGATTCTGCCCGCAAACCCACGGAAACAAAGGCAAAATAA
- a CDS encoding paraslipin, whose translation MPIFVIGFVLVLLVIMGIKIVPHQSAFIVEKLGRFDRKLDSGMSIIIPFIERVSYKHSLKEMAYDVHEQTAITRDNVAVHIDGVIYLKIINAIDASYGVDDPIYAATQLAQTTMRAEIGKMTLDQTFEEREKLNANIVLAINHAAETWGIQCMRYEIKNIDPPKTITLAMEKQVAAERQKRADILESEGSRQSQINLAEGIKQETILKAEGHQQQVLLAAEARKQDTVMQSEASKIDQINRAQGEAEAIYAVAEATARGIDIIAQSIQQQGGSEAVSMKIAEEYVQAFAKLAQNSTTMLLPSNASDVGGTVAQALAVFDTIKHQRTPASPDPAGGPWGEKR comes from the coding sequence ATGCCCATATTTGTGATTGGTTTTGTCCTCGTATTGCTCGTGATTATGGGCATTAAAATCGTCCCCCACCAAAGCGCATTTATTGTGGAAAAACTCGGGCGCTTTGACCGCAAACTCGATTCGGGCATGAGCATAATTATTCCGTTTATTGAGCGTGTATCGTATAAACACAGCCTTAAAGAAATGGCGTATGACGTTCACGAACAAACCGCCATTACCCGCGACAACGTGGCCGTGCATATTGACGGCGTGATTTACCTGAAAATTATTAATGCAATTGATGCATCTTACGGCGTGGACGATCCTATTTATGCTGCTACTCAACTGGCGCAAACCACCATGCGCGCTGAAATTGGCAAAATGACACTGGATCAAACTTTTGAAGAACGCGAAAAGCTCAATGCAAATATTGTGCTGGCAATTAACCATGCGGCCGAAACCTGGGGCATACAATGTATGCGCTATGAAATCAAAAACATCGACCCGCCAAAAACCATTACGCTGGCGATGGAAAAACAAGTAGCCGCCGAACGTCAGAAGCGCGCAGATATTCTGGAATCGGAAGGTAGCCGCCAGTCGCAAATCAATCTTGCAGAAGGTATTAAACAAGAAACCATTCTCAAAGCCGAAGGCCATCAGCAACAGGTGCTGTTAGCCGCTGAAGCCCGCAAACAAGATACGGTAATGCAATCCGAGGCATCAAAAATCGATCAGATCAACCGTGCGCAGGGCGAGGCCGAAGCGATTTATGCTGTAGCCGAGGCTACCGCACGCGGTATTGATATTATCGCGCAATCTATTCAGCAACAAGGCGGCTCAGAAGCGGTATCTATGAAAATTGCCGAAGAATATGTGCAAGCCTTTGCTAAACTTGCACAAAACAGCACTACTATGCTGCTGCCCTCCAATGCCAGCGATGTGGGCGGTACAGTAGCGCAGGCACTGGCAGTATTTGACACGATTAAACATCAACGTACACCTGCTTCTCCCGACCCAGCTGGTGGACCATGGGGTGAAAAACGGTAA
- a CDS encoding cytochrome c family protein, giving the protein MSGLELNKVAAGVLVAGLLAMVAGKVADGLYHPEQELEKRGYAVEVMEDSAAGGVAEVEKPENILPFLLTADATAGQALTKKCTSCHTFEQGGANKVGPNLYDIVGANVAHKSDYSYSDAMAAHGGTWDYNALSSFLKKPKKHVPGTKMAFAGISKDADRADLIAYLRTLSGSAKPLPTEAEVAASMPEEEVAIDGEAEDAAKVDGEAVPTPAASATDDDAAENAQATEKSDEAIAEEKADRAIQKNAGEETPKGKTPEAEQAQELENSVEKRDGE; this is encoded by the coding sequence ATGTCCGGTCTAGAATTAAATAAAGTTGCTGCTGGTGTTTTAGTTGCGGGTCTGCTCGCCATGGTTGCGGGCAAGGTTGCGGATGGGCTGTACCATCCAGAACAAGAACTTGAAAAACGCGGCTACGCCGTTGAGGTAATGGAAGATTCCGCTGCCGGCGGCGTGGCTGAAGTTGAAAAGCCTGAAAATATTTTGCCATTCCTGCTTACAGCCGATGCCACTGCAGGGCAGGCACTCACTAAAAAATGCACGTCGTGCCATACCTTTGAGCAAGGCGGAGCCAATAAAGTCGGCCCCAATCTTTATGATATTGTGGGCGCGAATGTGGCGCATAAATCTGATTACAGCTATTCGGATGCTATGGCTGCTCATGGTGGAACATGGGATTATAATGCCCTTTCCAGTTTTCTCAAAAAACCGAAAAAGCACGTTCCTGGCACCAAAATGGCATTTGCTGGTATTAGCAAAGACGCCGATCGCGCTGATCTAATCGCTTATTTACGCACGCTGAGCGGCTCTGCTAAACCTCTGCCAACCGAAGCTGAAGTTGCAGCCTCGATGCCTGAAGAAGAAGTTGCCATAGATGGTGAAGCAGAAGATGCCGCTAAGGTTGATGGCGAAGCTGTGCCTACTCCTGCGGCTAGCGCTACCGATGATGATGCTGCAGAAAATGCACAAGCCACAGAAAAGTCAGACGAAGCAATTGCCGAAGAAAAAGCTGACAGAGCTATTCAGAAAAATGCCGGTGAAGAAACACCTAAAGGCAAAACTCCTGAAGCTGAACAAGCGCAAGAGCTAGAAAACAGCGTAGAAAAACGCGACGGGGAATAA